The Terriglobus sp. TAA 43 sequence CATAGCATTGGCTCCCGCGCACGCCACGCAGGCCACGCTCACCGCGGACGCACATGTCGACAGTTCTCGCCCGGCCGTTAATCTGGGCGGCGTTTCCAATTTGAATGTGGGCAATGGCTACACGTCCTTTGTACAGTTCAGCCTCTCTTCTCTTCCCGCTGGCATCACTGCGTCTCAGGTCTCCAAGGCGACGGTCACGTTCTATGTGAATCGCGTCAATACTGCGGGCACCGTGTCGGTGCTTCCGGTTACTGGAGCCTGGACGGAGACGGGCATCACGTACAACAGTCAACCGGCGGTTGGTGCGGCAGTAGGAAGTTTTTCGGGAACTACGGCGGGACAGTTCGTCACCGTAGACATCACGTCGCAGGTGCAAAGCTGGATAACGTCCCCATCTACAGATCTCGGCCTGGCGCTCACCACCTCCAATGCAGACCTTCAGCTTGACTCGAAAGAGAGCGGACAGACCGCTCATCCGGCATCACTCGACGTCACGATTACATCCATGGGAGCGACCGGTGCAACGGGCGTGCAGGGCATTCAAGGTATCCAAGGCGCAACGGGCGCGCAAGGCATTCAGGGTATCCAGGGCGTTACGGGAAATACGGGCGCGATAGGTGCCACCGGTGCAACTGGAGCCACAGGTGCAACAGGTTCCACAGGCGCTACCGGCGCGGCTGGCATTAACTACCGCGGAACCTGGAATAGCTCGACTATCTATCTGTCCAATGATGCTGTCACTCTGAATGGTTCCACTTACATTGCTACCGCGAGCAATCAGAACGTTACGCCAGGTAGTGAACCCACGATTTGGCCTGTGCTCGCATCCGCGGGCAGTTCAGGTGTGGCTGGTGCAACGGGCGCCACGGGTCCGCAAGGCATTCAAGGCATACAGGGTGTCACTGGAGCTACCGGAGCAACTGGTGCTCAGGGAGCCACGGGAGTCACAGGTGCTGTGGGTGCGACAGGTTCCACGGGCGCAACTGGAGCCACTGGGGCTATGGGCGCAACAGGTTCTACAGGTGCTACTGGAGCCACGGGCGCGATCGGAACCACCGGTGCGACGGGTTCGACAGGAGCTACAGGAGCTACAGGAGCAACCGGCGTGACCGGAGCCGTAGGTGCGACAGGCAGCATCAGTTACCAAGCGGTTTGGAGTAACTCCACTATCTACTCGAAGGGAGCGATTGTTTCCGATGCCGGATATGCCAATGCCTGGGTTTCACTTGTAGACGGCAACCTGGGGCAGAATCCGACCTCAGTCGGTTCCACTCCCAATGCCTACTGGGCGCGTCTTGTGGCGCAGGGTGTGAATGGCGTGAATGGTGCGACAGGAGCCACGGGAGCTGTGGGCGCCACCGGTTCTGTTGCTTCTGTCTCCGTGACAAACGGCAACGCCACAGGATCGGCTTCCGTTAACACCGGCACGGGCGCGCTAATAATCAACTTCCCAAGCAGCAGTGGCGGAGCAAGCTCGCCGGATCCAAGCGCATTCTCATTCGCAACGATTCCGCTTACGATCTCGCGAAACCCCATCAACACAGCCACAGGTATTTATCTGACGCCGATCGGGCCCAATTCGACTCTAACCCCCACGATTCCGGCATACGTGTATATTCCTGCGACGTGCCATGGCTACTTTGCTGTCGCGTCGGCGCCGGGCAACTACTTCAATGCTCAGACGACGAATGCGGTTGGGGGCACTGGTACAAGCGTGGGTACCTGCACCGCCGCTGCAGGAGGGACTTGCAAGATCGATCTTGGAACGCTCTCGGCGGGCTCGTATGTCACCGTCCTAGTGACTTCAACGAGTGGCGCCTCGACCGCAAATACTGGAGTGCACATGACTTCATTCGCATGCCAGTAATAGCTGCAACGTAGCTATCTACTGCTGCGAAGAAGTCTGATTGCAGGGCGACATACCGTTACTTCCTGCGTAGCCACATTTGAAATGGAGCCAAGTCCACATTTGAGCCGCTTCAGTACAGTACGGAATGCACGCCTTCTGATCTCATGCGCCTGCGCAGCTCTTCTGCTTGGTGTTACAACTCCCCAGATCATTGGGCAGACGCCTGCGCAGCTCCGCGCGCTGCAGCAAGTCGGTGTGCGTCCGCTTGTAGTTTCAGGTGGACAAGAGGCGAGCAGTCAAAAGTTAAATAACCCTGCCGCTCTTGCTTTTGATTCTGCGGGCAATTTGTACATTGCCGATCAGAACGATCAACTTGTGGTTGAAGTTCTGACCACCGGCATTATGAAGACGGTGGCTGGCTCGGGCGCGCAGGGCTACGCGGGAGATGGTAGCGCAGCCACCAGTGCGTTGTTGAATCTTCCGGCGGGTGTTGCCGTTGATGCCGCTGGCAATGTGTATATCGCTGATACAGGCAACAATGTGGTGCGTAAGGTTACGCCCGCGGGAATTATCAGCACAATTGTGAGTGCGGGACTGGCTGGCCCAACAGCTTTGAACGTGGATTCCAACAGCAACCTCTATATTGCTGACACGCAGAACAATGTCATTCGCAAATTCAACGGCACAACGCTGACAGTGGTTGCGGGCAGTGGATCACAGGGGTTTGGTGGTGATGGCGGCGCGGCGACGTTGGCATTGCTGGATCAGCCAATGGGAGTGGCTGTTAGTTCCACCACACTGTATATAGCGGACAGCAACAACAATCGCATCCGCGCTGTAAACCTCTCCACAGGAATCATTACGACATTTGCTGGAACCGGAACGCCCGCCTTCGCAGGTGACAGCGGATCTGCCGCCAGTGCGTCGTTCTCGTATCCCACGGGTCTCGCACTGGATGCCAGCGGGAACCTGTTTGTAGCTGATACCAACAATAACCGGGTACGTGAGATTTCTTCCGGTGGCAATGTTTCCACCCTTGCAGGCAATGGTCAGCAGGGCTATTCGGGTGACAACAATATCGCTACGGCGGCCACGCTGAACTCGCCTTTAGCGATTGCTTCCGCGCCCGGTGGAGGGGTTGCCGTCGCTGACACGGACAATGACCGTGTCCGTTTCGTGACGCCTGCAGGCATCATTCAAACGATTGCGGGAACTGCTGCTCCTGGCGCTGAGAGCCTTCAAGTTGCCGCGTCTTCACCCTCACTCGTCTATGGCACTGCAGCTCTTACAGCTACCTTCAGCAATGGTGGTAACACCGCCACCGGTGCAGTGACCTTCCAGGACGTCACTGCTGGAACGACGCTTGGCTCGGTCAATCTGGCCTCCAACACAGCTTCGATTTCTTTGCCCGCCCTTGCCGCTGGTATCCATCAGATCGTGGCGAGCTATGCTGGTGACGGCAACAATCCCGCGGTGGCAAGCGGCATCTATGTGTTGACAGTGACACCTGTGGCAGTCACGGCTTCTGCCAATGCGGTCGCACAGCCATATGGCACGGCAATCCCCGCACTCACGGGAACTCTGACGGGTGTTCTGCCTCAGGATGCGACTACTGCTACGGCGGTTTATGCTACGACCGCAATGCAGACATCAGCACCTGGTACGTACCCCATCACGGCCACGCTTACAGGGCCGACCGCTGCAAATTACACACTCTCGCTCGCGTCTTCGTCTGGTTCCATGACGATCACTAAGGCGAATACCAACATTACGCTGTCATCTAACCCAACCACGCAATACGCGGGTGTGGCTGTCACGTTGAAGGCTGTCGTGTCGAGCGTGACTACGGGCACACCTACGGGCAGCGTAACCTTCTTTGACAACGGCACCGCCGTTGGAACCGTCGCGCTGACCGCGGGTGTGGCACAGATCTCCACAAGTGCTCTGGCAATTGGCGCGCACGTCATCTCCATGACGTATTCGGGCGACACGAATTTCCTGAATGGAAGTGTCACTGCCAGCAGCGGTGCAACGACTGTAACCGTGGCGTCAGATCCTGACTTCGCGGTGGCCACGACCTCCGGCACGTACGCCGCGAGGACGATCGTTCCGGGTGATTCGGCGACCTTCAACTTCACCGTTACTCCCGTGGGAGGGCCGTTCACTTCGCCGATCACACTGGCCGTCAGTGGCCTGCCTACCGGCGCTACTGCTACGCTCACGCCGACGTCGGTGACACCGGGTTCCAGTGCGACGAACTTCGTCCTTACGGTATCCACTCAGAAATTCCATGCACAGATGGAGCAGCTTGCAGGTGGATCTGTGGGACTGGCGCTGCTTCTGCTGCCGTTTGTTCGCAATCGGAAGATGCGTTACGCAAGCAATCGCATGGCTCGTCTTGCAATGCTGCTGTTGCTGGCAACTGCGGCGGGTGCACTGAGTGGCTGCGGTAGCAGTGGTTTCTTTGGTCAAGCGCAGACTGCCTCGACCATCACAGTTACTGCCACCGGTACCAATGTCGCTGGAGTTACGGTGCAACATTCCACAACAGTGACGCTTACCGTTCAGTAGAAGGGAACTGCACGCCTTGAGAACTTTATCCATCCTGTTGTTAGGCTTCGGCCTTGCTGCTGCCGCTTCTGCGCAATCGAAGGGTGGAGATGTCGCACTCACCTATACACCCGAGCGCGCGAATCTTTTGGGTGGTTGTGGCTGCTTCTGGCTGCAGGGCGGTGGCATCGAGGCTGGTGTGAATGTATCGCATGGCTTTGGCCTCGCTGCCAATATGACGGCCGTGCATTCAAGCCACATGGGGTCGCAGAATGTTTCGCTCGGATTACTGACCTTCACCATGGGGCCACGTTATCGTCTGCAACTGCCAGCTGTTGGCAAGCACGGTAATTCTCTTACGGGGAAGTGGCTGATCGGTTTAGATCATGGTTTCGATTCCGTTTTTCCGGGTGATGGCAATGCCTTGTCCAGCAACACCTCATTCGCGATGGATGCTGGTGTGCAGTACGACGTCGACATTACGAATCGCTTTGCGATTCGTCCGCTTGAGGTCGACTGGGAGCGTTCCACCTTCCCGAACACAAATGCGAATGGCTCTCAGAACACCCTGCGGTTGGCCTTTGGGGCGCTGGTTCGCTTCGGCAAGCAATAGGATGTTTCTTGCATGGTGGAAGCCACCCGACCTTCGGTAGTTGTTCTTATTCCTGCATGGCATCCTGATGAGCGTCTGTTGCAACTGGTCACGGAGCTGCAAGCGCACCTACGACTTCGCATTGTGATCGTTCTTGATGGCGACCAGGAGCAGTACCCCCAGATCGTCGAGAGCCTTTCAAACCTTGAGAGCGTCACGCTGCTAAAGCATGTCGTGAACCTCGGAAAAGGTCGCGCTCTGAAAACGGGCTTCAACTGGATATTGGCAGAATTGCCGACCGCCATCGGCGTGGTCACAGCAGATGCGGACGGACA is a genomic window containing:
- a CDS encoding DNRLRE domain-containing protein, which produces MTTFLRRSFAVLFAGLIALAPAHATQATLTADAHVDSSRPAVNLGGVSNLNVGNGYTSFVQFSLSSLPAGITASQVSKATVTFYVNRVNTAGTVSVLPVTGAWTETGITYNSQPAVGAAVGSFSGTTAGQFVTVDITSQVQSWITSPSTDLGLALTTSNADLQLDSKESGQTAHPASLDVTITSMGATGATGVQGIQGIQGATGAQGIQGIQGVTGNTGAIGATGATGATGATGSTGATGAAGINYRGTWNSSTIYLSNDAVTLNGSTYIATASNQNVTPGSEPTIWPVLASAGSSGVAGATGATGPQGIQGIQGVTGATGATGAQGATGVTGAVGATGSTGATGATGAMGATGSTGATGATGAIGTTGATGSTGATGATGATGVTGAVGATGSISYQAVWSNSTIYSKGAIVSDAGYANAWVSLVDGNLGQNPTSVGSTPNAYWARLVAQGVNGVNGATGATGAVGATGSVASVSVTNGNATGSASVNTGTGALIINFPSSSGGASSPDPSAFSFATIPLTISRNPINTATGIYLTPIGPNSTLTPTIPAYVYIPATCHGYFAVASAPGNYFNAQTTNAVGGTGTSVGTCTAAAGGTCKIDLGTLSAGSYVTVLVTSTSGASTANTGVHMTSFACQ
- a CDS encoding Ig-like domain repeat protein, translating into MSRFSTVRNARLLISCACAALLLGVTTPQIIGQTPAQLRALQQVGVRPLVVSGGQEASSQKLNNPAALAFDSAGNLYIADQNDQLVVEVLTTGIMKTVAGSGAQGYAGDGSAATSALLNLPAGVAVDAAGNVYIADTGNNVVRKVTPAGIISTIVSAGLAGPTALNVDSNSNLYIADTQNNVIRKFNGTTLTVVAGSGSQGFGGDGGAATLALLDQPMGVAVSSTTLYIADSNNNRIRAVNLSTGIITTFAGTGTPAFAGDSGSAASASFSYPTGLALDASGNLFVADTNNNRVREISSGGNVSTLAGNGQQGYSGDNNIATAATLNSPLAIASAPGGGVAVADTDNDRVRFVTPAGIIQTIAGTAAPGAESLQVAASSPSLVYGTAALTATFSNGGNTATGAVTFQDVTAGTTLGSVNLASNTASISLPALAAGIHQIVASYAGDGNNPAVASGIYVLTVTPVAVTASANAVAQPYGTAIPALTGTLTGVLPQDATTATAVYATTAMQTSAPGTYPITATLTGPTAANYTLSLASSSGSMTITKANTNITLSSNPTTQYAGVAVTLKAVVSSVTTGTPTGSVTFFDNGTAVGTVALTAGVAQISTSALAIGAHVISMTYSGDTNFLNGSVTASSGATTVTVASDPDFAVATTSGTYAARTIVPGDSATFNFTVTPVGGPFTSPITLAVSGLPTGATATLTPTSVTPGSSATNFVLTVSTQKFHAQMEQLAGGSVGLALLLLPFVRNRKMRYASNRMARLAMLLLLATAAGALSGCGSSGFFGQAQTASTITVTATGTNVAGVTVQHSTTVTLTVQ
- a CDS encoding outer membrane beta-barrel protein, producing the protein MRTLSILLLGFGLAAAASAQSKGGDVALTYTPERANLLGGCGCFWLQGGGIEAGVNVSHGFGLAANMTAVHSSHMGSQNVSLGLLTFTMGPRYRLQLPAVGKHGNSLTGKWLIGLDHGFDSVFPGDGNALSSNTSFAMDAGVQYDVDITNRFAIRPLEVDWERSTFPNTNANGSQNTLRLAFGALVRFGKQ